Below is a genomic region from Candidatus Rokuibacteriota bacterium.
TGGCCCGTCGCCGACGTGTAGAAGTTCTCGAGGACCACGAGGATCGAGTCCTGCTTGTTGAAGACGGCGTTCGCGACACCCGTCGTCAGCCCCGAGTGCCAGAAGCCGCCGTCTCCCATGATGGAGATCACGCGCTTGCCGAAATTGGGCGCGACGGCGCTGGACGAGGCCAGTCCCAGGCCGTAGCCCAGGATCGTGTTGCCCTGGTTGAACGGCGGCAGCGCGGCGAAGGCATGGCAGCCGATGTCGGCCGCCACGTGGGTTTCACCGAGCTCGCGCTGCGCGATCTTGAGCGCGCTGAACATGGGGCGCTCCGGGCAGCCCGTGCAGAAAGCGGGCGGCCGCTTTGGGAGCGGCGTCTCGAGGACCTGCCTGCCTCGCCCGACATGACCCGCGAGAGCGGCCCGCCGCGTCTCGGCATCGCCTCCGAGGAAGCGCGCCAGCGCCGCGAGCACGACTTCGGGCACGTATTCTCCCTGGGCCGCCACCGTGCCCTTGCCCTCGATGCGGACCGACAGGGCCCGGTCGTACGCGAGAGCCTTGAGCTCCTGCTCGATGAAGTTGGGCATCCCCTCCTCGAGGACGAGCACGCGGCGCTTGCCCTCGAGGAAGTCGAGGAGTTGCTCGGGCACGAGCGGGTGGATCACGTTCAGGACGAGAATCGGGATGCGGCTCCTGCCGAAGACATCGGCCCGGCCCAGGAGCTCCAGCGCGCGGAGCGCGGTCGGCGTGAGCCCTCCCTGGAGGATGATGCCGAGCTCCTTCTCCTCCCCGGGGATGACCTCGTTGAGCCCGCGCTCGAGAACGTAGCGGCGCGCGGCCGGCAGGCGCTTCTCGAACTTCTGCGCCTCCTGGGTGTAGGTGGAGGGCGGATGGCTGATCCGGCTGTAGTCGAAGGAGTGCCGCTGCAGCCGGTCGCGCATGCTGATGGCCGGGCGGACATTGTCCTTGCAGACCATGGAGCCCTGCATGTGCGCGGCACGGATGCGAAGGCTGATCACTGCCGGCAAATTCGACGCTTCCGACATGCCAAAACCTTCCTCGACCATCCGCGCCAGGGTCTGAAGGCTCGGGCGCGGGTCGAAGAGACACAGCGACGATTTGAGCGCGAAGGCATGCGTGCGCTCCTGGATGACGCTGGCGCCCGCGCCGTAGTCCTCACCGACCACGATCACCGCGCCGCCGATGACGCCGGAGGAGGCCAGGTTGGAGAGCGCGTCGGCCGCGACATTCGTGCCCACGATGGACTTCCAGGTGACCGCCCCCCGCATGGGGTAGTTAATGGACGCGCCCAGGAGGGCGGCGGCGGCGGCCTCGTTGGCCGAGGCGTCCAGATAGACTCCCATGGGCTTGAGCACGGGCTCGTTTGCGTCAGCCATGACGTCGAGGAGATGGGACACGGGCGCGCCCGGGTAGCCGCCGACATAGGACACGCCCGACTGGAGGAGAGCCTTGGTGATGGCGAGGATGCCCTCGCCCCGGAGGACCTGCCCCTGGCCGAGCTGGAGCTGCTTGACTTCTTCCGCGAACGACCGTTCCATAGGGCCCTCTTTTACCACACTCCGCATCCGGAGGGCGGCCATGCCCCACTCGACCACGCGCGACGGCGTCAGGGTCTACTACGAGGAGCACGGGCGGGGCGAGCCGGTCCTGCTGGCCTACGGCATC
It encodes:
- a CDS encoding indolepyruvate ferredoxin oxidoreductase subunit alpha, with the protein product MERSFAEEVKQLQLGQGQVLRGEGILAITKALLQSGVSYVGGYPGAPVSHLLDVMADANEPVLKPMGVYLDASANEAAAAALLGASINYPMRGAVTWKSIVGTNVAADALSNLASSGVIGGAVIVVGEDYGAGASVIQERTHAFALKSSLCLFDPRPSLQTLARMVEEGFGMSEASNLPAVISLRIRAAHMQGSMVCKDNVRPAISMRDRLQRHSFDYSRISHPPSTYTQEAQKFEKRLPAARRYVLERGLNEVIPGEEKELGIILQGGLTPTALRALELLGRADVFGRSRIPILVLNVIHPLVPEQLLDFLEGKRRVLVLEEGMPNFIEQELKALAYDRALSVRIEGKGTVAAQGEYVPEVVLAALARFLGGDAETRRAALAGHVGRGRQVLETPLPKRPPAFCTGCPERPMFSALKIAQRELGETHVAADIGCHAFAALPPFNQGNTILGYGLGLASSSAVAPNFGKRVISIMGDGGFWHSGLTTGVANAVFNKQDSILVVLENFYTSATGQQSNPSTGRNPRGDNVRMSIAETIRSLGVSWIRVVNPYKVGNTLKTVREAMTTAAGGLKVIIARGECQLERQRRVKPQTAARLKAGGRVEAPRFGVDADVCTGDKSCMRFNGCPSLTLKESGDPLRDDPVAHVDQTCVGCGLCGEVAHAAVLCPSFYEARVVHNPGWRERRLQSFRRRVIGLFQPA